In Numida meleagris isolate 19003 breed g44 Domestic line chromosome 11, NumMel1.0, whole genome shotgun sequence, the genomic window TAGCAGACAGCAAGGTCCTGACTGTGCGGCCATGTATTTGccccagaaaagaaagagattgcATTCTGCTGATTGCATAGGAAGAGCCCTGTGTCTCATAGACACAACTATAAGGAAGATGTAGTCCAGATTGTTTATTCttcaatgtaattttttttaaaaagcagtcatTTCAGATTTACGATCATATTCTTACATTAAGTGAAAGCTGTCAtcgtgctcctgctgcagtccCCTGCCATCAGGATTAAGACTGGAGCATAGCTACCCAAGCAATCTTTGCCTGTGTTACATATTGAAGCCTCATAAACACAAGGAATAATTTagagttttttggtttttttgttttgtcaggaAATAGTTAGCTACTAGACATcagaaaatatacttttctCTATTAGGAAGTCACTACAAAATAGATCATATTACTGCTGACGTTTACTGAGAAGAGTTTCTTTTAAACTCATGCCCAGAAGTCAAGTTTTGTTGTTCCACGTGTAATTCCCCACCCTGTCTTACGCATTATGCAAGGCAAGAATAAAGTGTGCTTATCTTTTTACTGTGCAACTGATAGTGAAAAATCTTAGTCTGGATTTTTGTAGTGAGCACTGCCAGCGTATCTTTCATGCTGCTCCCTAGGTAAGGAAGTGAGCATGCAGACCTGTTGTAGAGCTTATGGCAGGGATTTACTAGGAGCAAACACTAACTAAACATCCCAATGCTAGAGCAGCTTAGCGGGGCCGGGAGTGGAAAGAGGAGACTGCCTGTGGAGAGGAAAGGTGATGAACTGGGGGACAGACCCCTGAGTCAcgcaaatttcatttttaggctgaggaacacagacaaaagcaaacaagtatCTAGATCTTTCCCACTGAAGCTGGTATCATTTTCAGAGCCATTCACTTCCCTGAGCAGCGGAAGAGTAAACAAGCCATCTGCATGAAGCTACGGTTACATGGTTTAATTCCCCCTGCAGAAAGAagtctgctgctgccctgtgacatttttctctcagtaaaatatttagaCTGTGGTTGGTTACAGTGTGTCTGGTGAAAATAGGTCAAGTCGGGCATTTGAATGCCCTGGAAAAACTGGGAATGTGTTTGCTCTATGTATCAATATCTATCCtatttataaaatgcttttaagtcTGGTCAGTGGCAAATCTGGCTCTGGAGTTGGAAATTTGATGGTTATTAGAGCCACTAACGAAAGCGATCAGAGGGcgttttctgcatttctctttaaaaagaaattttcctcACAGTACTTTCTGGCAAGCACAAGCATACTGGTGCAGTAAAAACATCCCTCAGAAGCAGGTCTGAAGCAGTCAGCCAGGATAAACTGAtatttgaatattatttttatgaagtcTACAAGTAAGATCCATGAGAGTGAAATCCTAACCTGTCTGGAATCTGCAGAAGAGTAGTACCTCGCCTTCCTTCATCTAAGGGTTAGGCTTCCATGCCCAGTTATGTCACCTGAACCGTCATCAGGAAATGGTCATTTCATCCATCCCTCCGGATTAACCACCTCTGGTTTCGCCCTGCAGTAGGTTGatcttttcctatttgtttGCGAGGGAATTCAAAGACCTCTGCTgatgggaaaatggaaaaaagctgCCCTTGTAATTGGGCAGTGCTTGCTAACCACAAATCATACGATATTTCAACAGAAAAGCAGTTGTCTGTGTAAGGACCTGGACAGTAGCATGGCAgagtgagaagcagcaggaaaagaggTCAAGCAAAGCTCATACAGCGGCCAACTCCAACGTAAATCCTCAAAATGTGACTAGTGACTAATGGAATAACTAGGTAGACGTGtgaatttaataaatatttgtggTTTTCAGTATGCTTCTGGGAGTAAGATACTTGTGGcagtttgttgggtttttttcctcccaacttTTCTCAGTGCAAGCATTGCAGCTTTTCCAGTCCTTACTTTTCTCAGGGTTGAAACAATGATTAGAATGATCCTTCAAGATGGACAAAGTTTATCTGCCCAAGTCTAGTACAGTCACTACAGTTCTATCATCAGATGGAGGACAGTGGTAACAGCGAAGGAGAGGCAGGTAGAATCTTAGTACTACTGTTACTTTATCAGTATCCCTACAGAAATCACTTGATGGGATAAGTCATCTCTGACTCTCTACACTAATTAAAATAGATATGAataaccttttttcttctcccaatTTTAGTACAGACCATCACAGTGGTTTCAAAGAAATGGACCCATGAATATCAACCACTACGCAAACAAGAagagtgctgcagagagcatgCTGGACATTGCACTGCTGATGGCCAATGCATCGCAGCTGAAAGCTGTGATTGAGCAAGGAccttctttttcattctatATTCCACTTATTGTTCTTATCAGCCTGTCGCTCACGTTGCAAGTTCTGGTGGGAGTACTCCTGATATTCCTTGGTACGTAGCAATAGCAAGAACAACTGACGTGTATTTTTCCTATAGGATGCAACCTGAGTGTATAgattctccatttatttttaaaagttgttgtGTTTGAAAGCCTTGACATCAAAATTGattaaatttttctttaacaccATAGAAATATTCCTTTTGTTGCAATAAGGGCAGCTTTATGTGGAATCTTCAGTTTCGATTAACATCCTCATATTCATTTGCCAAGAGCATGAGTATTCCTCTTTTCAGAAAGtctgaaggaggaaggaacCTGATGAAATAccacaaaaaaagcattagtAGGTCAGATATGATCATGCAGTCTGCCCAGTTTCATAATACTGTTTTTGGCAAGACTTGTTACTTAATCTTATGACCAAGACATATTCCACCATATCAGTCATATCATAAGTGATATTATAAGAATATATTATGAATATAGAACGCtagaacagaaatgaagatgGGATTGTCCATCTTCACACTGGTGTTTTATCTTTGgcttgtttgcatttctgcaatCAGATGATAACACGTTTTTAATACGTGTTATTACGTGATAATCACGTTTTAACGTGATAAcacgttaaaaaaaatattggttttaaatttaggaaaatattcAAAGCATCTTAAATCTCTAGGGAAGGAATCATAGAAATGTACTTATTCCTGATTTTTCAAACCCATGTTAAACTGAAATTAGAGCTAAAAAGAAAgataggttttcttttcttaggtAGGAGCAAGATTTTACCCTAAGAGCATACCATGACATTAGTCAAAATCATGATGTATAATATCAAAATACAGTCCGAGAAGCTTCCTTAGCCTACGGATACTACAAAGTGATAGCCAGCATTCACATGCAGCATTTACTAAGTTATAGAGACCACCTTGGGCATTCTGATGCTCCATCAGAGTTCCAGTTTCACAACTGAACAGCTAGCTTTGTGTTCAAGGAGGAAGTTCTCAGGAAATGAGGATACATCTGGCTTGTAATATTGATGTGCAGCTGACATAGCTATTTTACTCTTACGAAAGAGACCGAGAACATCTGTCTCTGCACTTGGTAGAGTTGGCACAAGGGCAAAATCCAGGTCCTGGCACAGAGGAGATTCCAGAAAAGGACTGGAAAAATCAAGCTCATGATACTGGGGAGTGTGGTGAGAGTcatggaaaaatgagaaaaaaaaaaccatttatCTGTATCTTGGTTGAAGGCATCTCCTTGGTGGTTGTGCTAGTTGTTTAGAGCCTAAAAGCCTGCTTAAGGACCCATTTATCATTTCTGCCAGGCAATACCACAGTAATTGCTTCGACAAAATGAGCAAAATCAAGTTCAGAATAACCCCAACTCCAAAGCTGTACTGCACCTGGgctctgcactcagcagtggCTGTATGTCTGGGGCACTGAGGACACCAAAGCCCCCCATGCTATTGGGGTAACTTTTGTGGAACATGCAGTTTTGCTGAGCTCAAAAGTTACTGAAGATAGGAAGTGGACATGAAGGTACAAAGAAATAGGCATCGCAGCAATAGCTTGCTTTCCACAATGTATGTTTGGTAGTTCTGGCCTACAGAAcagtttgctgttgttttcagcCCTCTTAGAAGGGCACACCAGTCCAGCAGAAGTCCAAACCATCACCTGGTTTCTTACCTTGAGACAGTTTTATCCCAGGAGCTACAAGTCCTCACTGTTCTTTACTAGGgtttaaaagcttttcctccttcaaaatAGCTTTTGTGGTACTTAGTAAAGCCCTACCTTTGAGCCTTGACAAAGAAGGCaggcaaatattttatataacacCACGAGGGCCTTTTCCTTTTAGAGCCTCCCGATTCAGCCCATGGTGGTTCTCTCATAGCTTTTATGGAGGCTTCCtcccattttgctttctgattcaAGACAGCTCTTCCAGAAAGGCACACCAAGACACTTGCGAGCCTGAAATAAAGAGGCGCGCACagtcttttctgtgaaaaaggaAGCTTTGGAAATTCCCTCTCAGATTGAAGCAGCACCAAGACTGTAACTCCCCCAGAGAATCTCTATATCCCGCTACAATCATGTGCTCAGAAGAGAgagcttaaaagaaaactgcacagattttccaaaaattgttattttgaGGAGTGTTCGAACTTGTCCCTGGAAAGTGATTTGGTAGTCCtagcactttaaaataaaagttaagaaTGTGTTGAAATAGTATAGTTGGCGTGAAATGGTAGTATTCTAATCCCACTGTTAAACCTAGAGAATAGCTGATCATTTTTGCAAACGGCATCATTTGAAGTACTGTAGTAACAGAGATAGGATTACTGCAGTCCTCCTTCAAATTTAGAGCCCCACCTCAACTACTAATCTGTGCTTTCTGTAGTCGTTATTTGGACAAAGGGACAGGTCTGG contains:
- the NINJ1 gene encoding ninjurin-1, with amino-acid sequence MDSSGETHELNGRAEGAEPAVVERYRPSQWFQRNGPMNINHYANKKSAAESMLDIALLMANASQLKAVIEQGPSFSFYIPLIVLISLSLTLQVLVGVLLIFLVKYDLNNPAKHGKLDFLNNLATGLVFIIVVVNIFITAFGVQKPGVKSE